The DNA segment GGTCTGAATCTGTATCTGACTGTATATGAGATTTTTATGTATATTGCATGTCTacttctgttgggttacacactgaatttacgaaaactcacatctatttgtcTGTTTTGTTaaagtaatccacagacttaggcgggtcggtgcggCAAAGGCTCAGCGGTGTCCACTCTATCGAGATATGTTTTTATTTagtaataatgattaaatttaaaaatcaggtttttcttgagagtttgtaatttttaggACTCTCTGAACTATATGGTTTAACTGTTGgatttggattttctttttgttttcttttcttcaaacGTTAACGAAAACACTTTACGCAAATAATGGTTTTTGGAAAAACGAGCTTGGTTTTGTTTTAAACGATTTTCGAACTTCTACTGTGAAATAAACGGTTGATTTCAATGAACAACTAAAACGGTTCCaacaatttatatgtataaatgaaaATGTTTTATAACATTTGGACGTTTGATTAAGTATCTAATCGtggttgtcgaaaccattttttttgttttttttatttaaaaatgatggatcgactttttggaaagcgaaaatggagttgccaccaatctttttttgtttaggtgtgatcggatcacctagaaatttgagttgttttaataaaacattttggtttactaaaataatgattttggtctacgaaaatatgagaaaataggctcgggagtcggttacatatgaggaaggattagcaccctcattacgcccaaaattggtaccaaatcgattaaatactgtccttttgtctaaaattaaaaatgtttttgaaatgtggttcttgttaataacatttgaataacccgagtcctttgccaaaaatcttcttgtttcgacgttcgaaaatttataattcgaaaataacaaaaggatgcccaactatttggtccaatgaaaaatcgatacccagctcagtagggcacgattcctcgaatttccaaatattgaCCATTGCCTCACCTTAGAAGATATGAGTGAAATTTCGAAGAGACATTCggttattttgaacaaacgggagattgcaacccaacacgatagggcactattccccgaattgccaaacatcgaacatttctttcattttaaagagtttttagaaaacgtgagtgaaattccaaagggatcttcgattgttttgaacaaatgaaaaagcgcaacccagcacgataggacacaacatttcaaatcctcgatacaagatcattttataatttccaaaactcatgcttttgaaattttaaaaggatatttagttatttaggctaaacaagaaaaattgaaacctagtaagttatggtactattttcttcaatttcctaaattcgaaatattgccttatttttaatttgagaaaaaCATGGACGAAATCTCGAGAGAATAATTATTTGGTCAAACAGAAAATCGAAACCTAACACGTTAaggcacaatttctcgaattaccaaacacgaaatattacattgctttgaaattttatttttttattttttttaaaagggagtGATTATGGAAACAAACTTGCAACGTATTTATTCGATTCATTTgaagcaaagaaaatgaaatgaataatttcagGCAAATAGGTTGGCAATCTCAATCATAATATAATACATGGGGATGCAAAACAAAGTAACAAACATGGAAAACATATAGCAATaatatattatacaattttttgaaaagtacaaacACGAAAATTGAAACATGCCCAATGATAATAATCTTACCACATACACTATTTAACGTTTCTAACTAATGgttaaataaaatctattttaagaaaaatattttaaaaggtaataaaaaatGTCAAAACAAATAAAGTTGGAATGAACAatttaaaagtagctaaattatatatatacataaacagataatacatgcaaaaaatttacaatagatcataaaataaataaaaaataaaaataaataatacataaagtatataaagtttaacatataaataagcttcaaaataagtattataagaggaaatttaaagttagtgttatgcaaaataatttaaaaaccaagattcaaaaagtgtatatatgtatataatatatattatgtgcatAGCAATAGTAATGTGTacctatataaaattttaaaacgaataaTGTACATATTAACAAGTTGTAACAtagatgaattatataaatgcaaCCATGTAAGAATATCCAAAAGAATATAAGAATGacatactatataatataaatcaataattatacaaaataatttgaaacaagaattacttaccaacaattaacaagatacataaagcataaaacttaatataaacattgtatataaaaaaataataatataggcaagtgtttgaaataaacaaagtataatttaaaattggggAATAAATGGtatacataaatagatttaaagggaaaaatataaacatgtttgCAAGGGAGttcaaataagtaattcaattaaattatgtgtatatatatatataaaataaagaaaataaaataaaataacaaaaatgaaaaatgaacaaaGGGAATACAAGAAATTAAAGTCAACCTTTTTTTGCTTTGGATTTTTTATCTCTATGTGaaaatacaatgttttttttaTCCCTCCTTCCCCTTTTACATTTGGTTTtatgatggcttttatagccttgttacaacattttttttatttactatcttttctttttacaagTGGTAGACAAAAGATGACTAGGCGGCGCTTAGGGCGGCGCATAGGGTGAAGAGgttaggtttttttctttttcttcattttttttatttttttattttttattttgggttgtatTTGGGCTTGGGGTATTTTGGATTTTAGTTGAGTTTTGGTATTTGGGCTGTGATTTTATTGGGCCCCGAGCAAAATTTGGGtcttacaactgcccctctttgctcattgctgtgttaacaggaatagagcaaagactataaaaagaccaattttgcccaggctcaccgagtcttgagttcttgatccttgatcttctttaaatggcctcttgacggcttcaatctgcttcactgcaactcaggaaggcgatatctgctatctttgatctgctccccgtctactCTCCGCCGCTACGGAGAccccaaatctgttatcttcgatatGCTCTCCGTCagtacagagacgccaaatctgttatcttcgatctgctttccgccgctacagagatgccaaatcatcttcgatctgttcttcgccgctacagagacgccaaatctgttatctttgatctgctctccgccgctacagagacgctaaatctattatcttcgatctgctctctgccgctgcagagatgtcaaatctgttatcttcgatctgctctccgccgctacagagatgccaaatcatctttgatctgctcttcGCCACTATAGAGActccaaatctgttatctttgatctgctctccgccgctacagagacgccaaatctgttatcttcgatctattctctgccgctacagagacgccaaatcacgGAGACGctaaatctgttatcttcgatctgctctccgccgctacagagacgcaaATTtattatctttgatctgctctccgcagctacagagacgccaaatctgttatcttcgatctgctctccgccgctacggagacgccaaatctgttatcttcgatctgctctctgccactacagagatgtcaaatcatcttcgatctgctctctgtcgctacagagatgccaaatctgttatcttcgatttgttctctatCACTacaaagacgccaaatctgttatcttcgatctgctctccgccgctacagagacgccaaatctgttatcttcgatctgctcttcgccgctacagagatgccaaatcatcttcgatctgctcttcgctactacagagacgccaaatctgttatcttcgatctgctctccgccgctacagagatgccaaatctgttatcttcgatctgctctccgccgctatagagacgccaaatctgttatctttgatctgctctccgccgctatagagacgccaaatctgttatcttcgatctgttctccGCCACTACAGAGATGTcaaatcatcttcgatctgctctccaccactacagagatgccaaataatcttcgatctgctctccgccactacagagatgtcaaatctgTTATCTTAGATCTGCTATCTgtcgctacagagacgccaaatctgttatcttcgatctgctctccgccgctacagagacgccaaatctgttatcttcgatctactctttGCCGGTACAAagacgccaaatcatcttggatttgcttcaacgtaaacacgtgaaagccaaattagctatgtcttcgatctgctccccgcctGATACAGAAATGCCATATCATCTTGGATATCTTCAGCTTGTTGCCCCACTGCTTAAGGGGTTAAGACTTGTGAATTCACCGATTCTACTGCACTGTCCTCTGAGGAACATGAACTATAAAATCAGTTTTATGTATCCATGCTTATGctaaataattaggatgctatgattgaaatgaatcaaatgctcctaactaaatgtgatgctttatgtcaaataattaggatgttatgaaatgaatcaaatgttcctaactaAATAAATGGTTATGAATGTAGAAATGTTATGAGAGTGATTCCTTTTTAAACGCTTCAAGTATCATTGCTCATAGTTCATGCGGGTTCCCTCATTGATGTACTATCGCGTCTTCTTGCTTAGCTGTTATCTCTGacagaaaatttgaagaaatagtcATAATTTGGACTACTCTTTTCCCAATGTTTTTCACTTTTGAGTCTGGTTAGTTCTGACTATTGgccctgtttcaggttcttgtactatttagagactttccagagtaatatgctaACTTCTTTTGTGTGAATATGATAAGTCCAAAAATCATGATTTCAACAAAAATACTCGAACGAGATTATCATAATGGAcaaatggaattttattaagtaaaatttgatgtgAATATATAGGATAACAAATCTGATAAGGTGTAAAAAAaaggtgccccaaatatcgcagcaCGAGCTTCTCTATTCTAATTTTTCGAAGACTCTTTCGAGCTAAATGTGTGTTCAAGAGATCCCCCGTATTTTGTTAATGGCCCAGGATGTACTGTTCTTCCTCTTTgaggacaagactaccacatgccccacATTCAAAAATTTAGCTGCCcgattttgggttttcaactcaaaaacccctttggtctcaaagtgcctttttgtgggttttcacattggcctttccatctttttttttgtctcaaagcgccctttgtgggttttcaccttggcttttCCTTTTTTAGGTAAAATACTTCTTGAAGGCATCCGAATTTATGGGATGGGGTAGGTTTTTACCATCTATCTCGGCTAGAATTAATACTCCTttggagaaagctttcttcaccacgtaAGGCCCCTCCCAATTAGACATTCATTTTCCTCGAAAATCTTTCTGTatgggaagaatctttttcaaaaccaggtctccctcgtggaattctctagggagaacctttttgtcataagaccgcatcattcgtttttggtacatctgaccatgacggatagctcttagcctcttttcctcaatcaagttcaattgattgtatcgagactggatccattctgcttcgtccAACTTTAACTCCGACAGCACTTGAAAGGATGGGATCTCGACTTCAATTGGCAAAACTACTTCCATTCCGTAAACTAAAGAGAAAGGCGTTGCTCCAGTTAaggttctgactgatgttcgataAGCAAATAGGGCAAAtagtaacttctcatgccaatctttgtaggtCTCAATCATCTTTCCCatgatcttcttaatgtttttattggccgcttccactgccctattcattttcgggcgatacggtgacgaattgtggtgtttgatcttgaattgactgcagacttccACTATCATACTATTGTTCAAGTTTAAGGCATTGTCAGATTTAATCCTCTCCGGCATTccgtatcgacatatgatctctttttttagAAATTTGCTCACTGCCGACTTTGTCACGTTGGTATATGaagcggcttctacccatttggtgaagtagtcaataaccacaaagatgaatcgatgcccattggaagcCTTAGGTGACATCGGTCCAATCACGTCCATACCCCACATAGGGAAAGGCAATGGGGAGACCATGACATGTAGcagtgaaggaggcacatgaattttgtctccatagatttggcatttatgacaccTCTTGGCGTAATtgatacagtctccttccataatggaccaataatacccgaatctcataatttgcctggccattgtaaagccattagcgtATGTCCCGCAGATgccttcatggacttcttccaagactCTCTTAGCCTCTACAGCATCTACGTATCTTAAtagcacttgatcctttcttcttttgtataggatctctccatctaagacgtaGTCGATGGCCAATCTTCTCAGcgtccttttgtcattctcgcCTGCCTGGTCCAGGTACTCATGATTCTTCACGTATTGTAATATATtgtgataccaagggtgatcatctttttcCTTATCCTCCTTAATACTATAACAGTGGGCCGGAGTTTCATAAATGCTCATCTGGATGGGTTTGACATCTtgtttgttcaccttgatcatggaagCTAAGGTGGCCAAAGCAtcggccatctgattttcatctcgtggCAGGTAACAGAAGGTAATGTCATCATACTCTTTGACCAATTCAAGGACTAGTTTCCAATAGTCGATCAACTTGGGGTCTCTAGTCTCCCATTCtcccttgagttgataaatcactagtgCAGAATCCTCATACACAactagcactttaatcttgcgttctatggctgcacggatacccatgatgcatgcttcgtattccgtcatgttattcgtacaatcaaaatccaatttactagtgaatggataatgatttcctcttggggataccaagactgccccgatTCCATTACCCATAGCATTTGATGCCCCATCAAAGTTTAGTTTCCAAGGAAGCTCTTCCGGGTCATCTTCTTCAGTGGTAGCAACACACATTAGATCTTCATTcgggaagtcaaagttcaaaggctcgtagTCTTCCAAGGCTCTACTGGCcaaaaaatctgctattgcacttccttttactgctttctggtttacatagactatgtcgaattcagaaagtagaatCTACCATCGGGtcatccttccattcaaagctgttgactccatcatatacttcaaggGGTCCAATTTTGAGATAAGCCAAGAGGAGTGATATAACATATACTGTTTCAGTCTTCGGGTTTACCAAATtagggcacaacacaacttctctatCAGCGGGTACCTTGCCTCACATTctgtgaactttttactgagatagtaaatagctttTTCTTTCCTCCCCGACTCGTCATGCTaacccaatacgcatcccatggagttttcgaatactgccaaatacagtatcaaCAGCTTATCGGGGTTAGGTGGCATCAGCACCGGAGCGTTGGATAAATACtgtttgaccttgtcgaaagccctttggcattcttcatcccattcacctgggttatgtttcttgaggaggcgaaagatagggtcacatttctcgatcagttgtgaaatgaaccgagcaatgtaatttaatcttcctagaaagcttcgaacttctttctgagtgcgcGGCGGAGATAGCTCTTGTATGGCTTTAACTTTGTCTGGATCAATCTCGATCCCTTTTTCACTAACCACGAATCCAAGCAACTTTCCAAACTTGGCTCCAAAGCTACATTTGGCGGGGTTGAGTTTTAGCTGAAACTTCTtcaacctcaagaacaatttTCCCAGGACTTGTATGTGCTCCTTCTCTATTCGAGACTTAGCTATCATGTCATCCACATAGACCtcgatttctttatgcatcatgtcatgaaaaaGGGTTACCATTGCTCATTGATAAGTTGCCCCCGCAttcttcagtccaaacggcatcaccttgTAACAGAACGTgccccacatggttacaaatatggttttctccatatcttcaggatgcatcttgatctggttATATCCCGAAAAACCGTCTATGAATGAAAACAGTGAGTGTCCCGCCATGTTGTCCACTAGGGTGTCAATATAAGgtagtgggaaattatcttttgggctggccttATTCAAATCTCtatagtccacacacattcgcacttttccatctttcttagggacagggacgatgttggctacccaatctgagTATTTTACCACTTTCAGGAatccagcatcaaactgctttcaaacttcttcctttatttttagcaagacgtcGGGCCTCATTCTCCAGAGTTTTTACTGAACAGGTTTACACTCTTCTTTTATGGGGAGTCGATGCACCACGATGTCAGTTTCCAACctgggcatatcttggtatgaccatgcaaagacatctttgaattcttgaagtaattcaATAAGATCTCGCTTCATCTCCACAGTAATACATgttccgatcttcacctcttgtccttctcctaagctcacaatttagactgattctttgtgaggtaggatttgtttctcatcttgttctaccatcctcaacaaatcaggagataggttatAGCCTTGGTCATCTTTAAAATCCTGAGAATCATCCATACACACATCTTGCTCGAAAGGAAATTCTGAATCGCTAGCAGTGTCACTCATATTATTAATATCTGGGGACCTGTTATGAGGACGAAGGCAgatacaaagaatcaaaagaatttGAAACATTtatttgtatgatatgattatgaatgatgaatgaaagaatatttagaagAATGTTTCAAGAATAAAAGAATTCGAAAGTAATCATTTGTATGGTTATGAATGGAATTGAAAGGACGAGATAACATTTGCTCAAAAATGATAATAAccgtgcattttattgaaatgtcatttttaaacatcggcctatttcacaaaagattcttattactcctaggcctagagcaataagtgtgtttatcggcctatttcacaaaagattcttattactcctaggcctagagcaataagtgtgttttagATATTACTCTGAATCCGCTCTAAAAGCTACaagaatctcttccgcagtctaGTTGTCCAGAACACTTCCAGGCGTGCAGAGGTAAATGCCCGACAAATTCTCTCCTCCGGTCTCCTTTTCGCATATGACGTTGATGTCCAAGCTTTCTAGCCTTTCTTCTATAGCTCCCGTCATTGGTGTGTCTCTCTCGGGATGAATGATTCCCCCGGACACAAATGTTTTCGATATATGGGGGAATGTCATTGGTTCCCACTTGATTTCCTCCCCCGTTAATCgagctcttcttctttcttgcttctttcCCAGCTCCCTTCTCCTTTGTTTCACATCCGGCTTAAATCCTAAACCGAAGCAGTCTCTCTTGTCTTTCGGCATTGGCATTTCAACccttccttgcagatgtctcccaaGTCCTCTTCCGGGTAGGGCTCATTTTCCAATCGTTAACTGAAGGCTCATCCTCGTGGTTTTGGACAATTTTGGCACCAGAATTTTGCTTCCCTCAGCGATGAAGGTTGCATTAACAAATTCTAAAGATTGAAAAGAACATTCGATTGCTTCGTCATCTGTCTCCAAATAGGGCGCATTATTGCTCACAGTTGCAATGATATCCTCTTCAGCATTGATCGTTATCAACCTCCCCTCTGATATCAGCTTCAACTTTTGATGCAACGAAGAAGGCACTACCCCAGCTGAATGTATCAAAGGCCTCCCCAATAAGTAATTAtatgagggcttgatatccattactaGGAAATCCACCTCATATATGTTCGACCCAATCTGAAGAGGTACCTCGATTCTGCCCATCACCTTTCTCTCTGTACCGTCAAATGCCTTCACTATGTTCTGGCACTCCTTCATATGAGAGCTGTCTACAGGTAATCTGTTTAGTGTGGTCAATAGCAGGACGttcaaagctgatccattgtcaatcagtACGTCTGGCAGCGTATACCCTTTACAGTGCGTGGTAATGTGCAATGCTTTAGTCGACCCCATGCCACTGGGTGGTATCTCATCGTCATTGAAGAAGATATAGTTGTCGGCACTTATGTTACTAACCAATCGGTTCAGTTTGTTAATGGAGATATCATTGGCAACATATGTTTCATTCAAGACCTTTATTAGTGCGTTGCGATGAACTTCCGAGCTTAGAAGTAAGGTCAGCACTGATATACGAGCTGGTTGTTTACGTAGCTGTTCCACCACGCTGTATTCACTatgctttaggaattttaaaaactccTTAGCCTCTTCTTCGTTAACTAGCTCATTAACAGGAAGTTCAGATTTAGTCGCTTTTTCCTTCACCCCTTCAACCACTAGGGCTTTTCCTTTTACGGGCTGTGCCTTCTCACTCACTGTATCGTAACGTCTCCCACTACATGTATAGGAGCCCCTATCTTGGTCCTCTTTTAAAGTGTCGACCAGGCTTTCCTTCCCCGGAATTGTCACATTACAATCATAATTCCATGGGACCCTTTTGTTATCTTTGTAAGGGAAGACTGCAGGTCtctggattatgacccttggtgGTAGTTAAACTCTAgcttcattatttttgggtctcGATATGATAATCACGGGGTAGTTAACTGTTTGATTTTGTATCATCGACTCTCCCTCCGACGCACATATGTCTCCCTCTACTGGGTTTTTAATCTCTTCATAGAATTACATTTCTTTATTGTTCATCATGTTCAGCACTAGGGCCCTGAACTCCACacactcttggatttcatgccccaccTCATTGTGGAACTTGCAGTAGTTCCTCTCTTCTTTGGATTCTCTTCCCAAATCCAACACGATCAAACCTCTCATGACTATCTCCCTCCACACTTATCTCAACGGAGTCTTGACTTTCGCAACCTCACACTTAATCTTCTTATTTTTGCCTTCGCTTATCCCGTTCACTCCTTGGTCGGTGTGATTGGGGAGTGGGTTTCCTGCTACATTGGGCATGGCTGAGTCATCAAATCTCACGATTCCCACCTTAATGAGTCTTTCGACCACTTTCTTGAATGTAGTGCAATTTTCGATTAAATACCCGGTAATTCCCGCGTGGTATTCATATTGggcgtttgtgtcataccatttaggatacGGGGGCTGCAATGGCTCTAGGTAGAAATGGGATACCACATGAGCGTTGAACAGGTTCTGGTACAACTCCCTATACG comes from the Gossypium hirsutum isolate 1008001.06 chromosome A06, Gossypium_hirsutum_v2.1, whole genome shotgun sequence genome and includes:
- the LOC107943568 gene encoding uncharacterized protein, whose protein sequence is MVTLFHDMMHKEIEVYVDDMIAKSRIEKEHIQVLGKLFLRLKKFQLKLNPAKCSFGAKFGKLLGFVVSEKGIEIDPDKVKAIQELSPPRTQKEGEWETRDPKLIDYWKLVLELVKEYDDITFCYLPRDENQMADALATLASMIKVNKQDVKPIQMSIYETPAHCYSIKEDKEKDDHPWYHNILQYVKNHEYLDQAEAKRVLEEVHEGICGTYANGFTMARSRFIYQRDKVGSEQISKKRDHMSIRNAGED